Below is a window of Vulpes vulpes isolate BD-2025 chromosome 5, VulVul3, whole genome shotgun sequence DNA.
CCCCCCGGCCCGCGTCGTCCTGTTAATCTCGACTCAGCACTAGCAGCGCTGCGCAAAGAGATGGTGAGTAGCTGGGCCCCGGGCCAGCTGGGCGGGGGGCCTCAGCTGAATATGAGGGTCCCAGGATGGGGTGCAGCGCAGAGGCACGGAACCGGGGAACTCATGGCTTGAGTTTCAGAAGATCTACAAAAGCCCTTTGGGTCAGAGGGGATATAGTAACAATGATTTTAGTTATTACCTATGGCAATACttaccatgtatttttaaatgctttactcATATTATTTCATTGCATCCTGCTAGGTAAATGTTATCCCCTTTTACAGTTGAGGATCAGTGACTTACCTAAGGAGTCAGCTTGCAGGTGGCAATCTGATGTCCACAAAACTTTATGCTTAAAAAGGTGCAGGAAGACTGGCTAGGGCTGAGGGTAGCCTGGACCCCAACCCCAGCCCACCCTCAGTCTTTTGCAGGTGGGGCTGCGGCAGCTGGATATGTCCCTGCTGTGCCAGCTGTGGGGCCTGTACGAGTCAATCCAAGACTATAAGCACCTGTGCCAAGACTTGAGCCTGTGCCAGGACCTGTCATCCTCCCTGCACTCAGACAGCTCTTATCCACCTGATGCTGGCCTTTCTGATGATGATGAGCCTCCTGATGCCAGCCTACCCCCGGACCCACCACCCCTCACTGTGCCCCAGACACACAATGCCCGTGACCAGTGGCTGCAGGACGCCTTTCACATCAGCCTCTGAAGAGCTGAGGGTGGGGGGAACATGCACCCATGCAAAAGGCTCAGAAACTCACCCCTTAGTAAGTACTCAGACTTATAGTGCCTGCTTTCCCCTATACCCACTTCACAAGGCAAGCCTTGAGCCCCTCAGAGGCAAAACTGCCAACCACCTCTTTTCTGACTCTGGTTAGCTAACACTGGGGCAGGCACCTGGGCCACAGCCATTGCCCATCGCACTGGACCTCCACTACTCCCACATGTGTGCACCCCAGCTTGGCCAACCTTCAGTCTGGTGGTGGGGCCCAAAGCATCTGGCACTCCCCTTGACGTCTCTGGGATTGGGATGAGTGCTTGGTTCCCATCTTTTCACCTTTTGCTGCTATGGCAGCTGCTGGCTCAGGGGCATCCCACCTTTGGTCCCTGGGTTCCACTGCTCTAGACCAGGGCATTCCCATTCTTGCACCCACCCACGGCCGGGAGGGCCAAGGCTCCGTGCTGGATATTTAAGTTTAGGGGCCAGACTCTTGGGCACGTAGTTAAATAAATCCTCTCTCAGCTTTCTTGTGTTTTGAATGCCTGGCTCTTGGGGCGGGGAGATAGCGGTGTTTCTGGCAAGTGCGGCCCCGCGCTCTGCCGGCAGGTGGCGCGCAAGACCCCCGAGTGGAAGAAAGGCCTGCCGGCAAATAAGTGCGAATCCTCCCTCCACTGACGAGGTTGGGGAGCACATCCAGCTGGCGGAGCTAGTACCGCGGTTCTGCGACGGCGGGCGAGTAATTTCCCATCTCTGGCCAGAGATCTGggatcccaccccccaccccccaccccgacttgCTTTGGTCCTTCCCGgcgggaaggaaggagaaggaaccGCCTATCTTGAGAGAAACTTTCCACCCCGAGTAGGGGCGGAGTTGGGGCGGCACAGGAAATGGGTGGGCCTGAGCCCTTGGGCCTAGGGCCTCTAGGCCGGAGAGGGGAAGGCGCCTCCCGGAAGGGCCTGGGAGCTAGTGAGTGCTCTTTGAGTGGGAGGAAACCGCTGCAGAAGCTGAAGGGGGTGAAGTTGCATTGGCCCGTGTCTCCCTGGAGGCCACATAAACCCTGGGGCCggggagagaagggggcaggGTCCTGGGCTTCCGTACCTGAGACCCAGTTTCGGTGAGGAGTGATTGGGTGCCAGATACTCTGCACTTATTCATAAAGGCCTCCTGGCTGCCCCCATAGCACTTGGAGCCTTTGGTCTGTATGTAAAGGGCTTTCTCTTACAGAGGAAACCGAGGACCACAACGCTGGGCCTGGGAGCCAGACCACGTGTCAGGCTCGCTAAAAGAAGCCTGCACATTTGGGGACGGTGGATGCTCAGACATCTGGGCACATACATAACACCCCCGCAACTCCCTGAGACAAAGAGGAGAGGACCTCGAAGTTACACACTTAGGCTTACAGGCTGTTCATCCCCACACCCTATGCACAGTCACTTGCCTCTGGAGACAACCGCGATCACTCTTGGCAGATTAGACAGATATCCTGTTCAAACCAAGTATTAAGCACCCAGTTCATTCACAACCCTTGCTGAGTGCTGGCCAAGAGGGAAAGAAGCTGATGCGCTGCCCCAGGACAGTTCTCTAACTCCAGCTGTGATACTTGCTGGTGCTCATTACCATGCCAGGCCAGCGGGTGGGCAATAAGGGTTCTAATCGAGGTGTGAACAGGGCGGCTAATGCCTGGGGCA
It encodes the following:
- the FAM89B gene encoding leucine repeat adapter protein 25, with the translated sequence MNGLPSAEAPGGAGCALAGLPPLPRGLSGLLNASGGSWRELERVYSQRSRIHDELSRAARLPDGPRYAAGATNAGAAAGPPGPRRPVNLDSALAALRKEMVGLRQLDMSLLCQLWGLYESIQDYKHLCQDLSLCQDLSSSLHSDSSYPPDAGLSDDDEPPDASLPPDPPPLTVPQTHNARDQWLQDAFHISL